Proteins from a single region of Nitrososphaerota archaeon:
- a CDS encoding MFS transporter, which yields MWLFGRYGLRSLARESYVLFTVRTVNSLGFSMAMPFFGIYLVETRGVSLLTTGLVYFAAGVLGMGGQMFGGRIVDAVGPKKVMLAGYTMSIASSVALGYMVLGHASAVYFFVVYCLFSLLRSFSNPATGSIIAGHPEDQIRPGYNLLTIGGNLGFAIGPAIGGPIADAYGYSTVFFLSAASVIPVIVLTVLLIRGGVRHTARESGVRRSLSWKEDGTVISFLILTGALFVAVGYEITPLSLYVADFLGFTNTQIGYLFATNGAVIVLLQLPLTDLVQRARMLIFPLLVSPLLVGLSFLLAGLFKGFLQYELVMVVITLGEILLTVPSQTVIALFSKSGNRGTYQGYYYAASSMGRSTANAAGPSLFQILSFAPALGWYVMAGFTVVVFVGFLALGPRLQRDYESMGRIAGSAP from the coding sequence ATGTGGTTATTCGGAAGGTACGGGCTAAGGAGCCTTGCAAGGGAGTCATACGTCCTCTTCACCGTCAGGACGGTCAACTCGCTCGGCTTCTCTATGGCCATGCCCTTCTTTGGGATCTACCTGGTCGAGACCAGGGGGGTCTCCCTCCTTACGACCGGTCTGGTGTACTTCGCGGCCGGGGTGCTCGGCATGGGGGGCCAGATGTTCGGCGGCAGGATCGTCGACGCCGTGGGCCCGAAGAAGGTCATGCTCGCCGGCTACACCATGTCGATCGCGTCGTCTGTCGCGCTCGGCTACATGGTGCTAGGGCACGCCAGCGCAGTCTACTTCTTCGTCGTCTATTGCTTGTTCTCGCTGCTGAGGAGCTTTTCGAACCCTGCAACAGGCTCGATCATCGCAGGGCACCCTGAAGACCAGATCAGGCCGGGGTACAACCTGCTCACAATAGGAGGGAACCTCGGATTTGCCATCGGGCCGGCTATCGGGGGGCCGATAGCGGACGCCTACGGCTACTCCACGGTCTTCTTCCTGAGCGCCGCATCTGTGATCCCTGTCATCGTCCTGACTGTCCTGCTGATCAGGGGAGGGGTGAGGCACACAGCCCGCGAAAGCGGCGTGAGACGGTCCCTCTCATGGAAGGAGGACGGCACCGTGATCTCATTCCTAATCCTGACCGGCGCCCTGTTCGTCGCCGTCGGCTACGAGATCACCCCGCTGTCGCTATACGTGGCCGACTTCCTGGGTTTCACCAACACCCAGATCGGATACCTGTTCGCCACCAACGGCGCCGTGATCGTGCTGCTTCAGCTCCCGCTCACCGACCTCGTGCAGCGTGCGAGGATGCTCATCTTCCCGCTCCTGGTCTCGCCTCTCCTAGTGGGCCTCAGCTTCTTGCTGGCGGGGCTTTTCAAAGGGTTCCTGCAATACGAGCTCGTGATGGTGGTGATCACCCTCGGGGAGATTCTCCTGACGGTGCCGTCCCAGACCGTAATCGCGCTCTTTTCGAAGTCCGGCAACAGAGGGACGTACCAGGGGTACTACTACGCCGCCTCGAGCATGGGGCGGTCCACGGCCAACGCCGCAGGCCCTTCTCTCTTCCAGATCCTGAGCTTCGCTCCGGCCCTGGGGTGGTACGTCATGGCAGGGTTCACCGTCGTGGTGTTCGTCGGGTTCCTGGCCCTGGGACCCAGGCTCCAGCGGGACTACGAGTCGATGGGAAGGATCGCCGGTTCCGCCCCCTAA
- a CDS encoding ABC transporter permease — translation MASLRYLIDRAINRIATLLILMLFSFFIFEVIPQAVGFNLGFFFSGITMLSPHAAEGQLALVNAAVVKFGLNDPLPQRILVFFYNLFTFNFGNSALFKEPVTTAIAQYLPNSLVLASFSLATTTILAIVVGTRAAKSFISSKRKIGDSALSALSIVTFNIPFIVLALFLYILFADELRWFPINLAFATTNGGLSHFTGVEYYLRYLWAAVLPIVALTIVGFGNGAILIRNNIIDEYNSAGYVTYAKARGIPENQLFYRHAFRNAMLPFVTQVGLAVAFIVGGLFFTEVLFDFPGIGYASVNAAVSFDIPFLIGSTFVFAIYTLVVLYILDLVYARLDPRIQLV, via the coding sequence TTGGCGAGTCTACGGTACCTCATAGACCGTGCGATAAACCGCATAGCGACCCTCCTCATACTGATGCTCTTCTCCTTCTTCATCTTCGAGGTCATCCCGCAAGCCGTGGGCTTCAATCTCGGCTTTTTCTTCTCTGGCATCACGATGCTCAGCCCGCATGCGGCCGAGGGGCAGCTCGCTCTCGTCAACGCGGCCGTAGTGAAGTTTGGCCTTAATGACCCTCTCCCACAAAGAATACTTGTCTTCTTCTACAACCTGTTCACGTTCAACTTCGGCAACAGCGCCCTCTTCAAAGAGCCTGTAACGACGGCGATAGCCCAGTACCTCCCCAACAGCTTGGTGCTGGCGAGTTTCTCACTGGCCACGACCACGATTCTGGCCATCGTTGTGGGCACTAGGGCGGCGAAATCCTTCATCAGTTCGAAGAGGAAGATCGGAGACTCAGCCCTTTCGGCCCTTTCGATAGTCACGTTCAACATCCCGTTCATTGTGCTCGCGCTTTTCCTCTACATACTCTTCGCAGACGAGCTCCGCTGGTTCCCGATCAACCTCGCGTTCGCGACCACCAACGGGGGTCTTTCCCACTTCACCGGGGTTGAGTATTACCTGAGGTATCTTTGGGCCGCTGTACTCCCAATCGTCGCGCTTACGATTGTAGGATTCGGGAATGGGGCCATCCTCATCAGGAACAACATCATAGACGAGTACAACTCCGCCGGCTATGTCACGTATGCCAAGGCCAGGGGCATCCCGGAAAACCAGCTGTTCTACAGGCACGCGTTCAGGAACGCGATGTTGCCTTTCGTTACCCAGGTCGGGCTCGCCGTGGCGTTCATAGTAGGGGGGTTGTTCTTTACCGAAGTCCTGTTCGACTTCCCGGGGATAGGATATGCCTCGGTCAACGCCGCTGTCTCTTTCGACATCCCGTTCCTGATTGGGTCTACCTTCGTCTTTGCTATTTACACCCTGGTCGTCCTGTACATTCTTGACCTCGTTTACGCTCGTTTAGATCCGAGGATTCAGCTTGTCTAA
- a CDS encoding ABC transporter permease, with product MSKRDAGLFARAFRRKSALFGIGIVIIFILIGTVGATTAPFSNGYSPPQFDAAAPNALPGWVSVFPGFQSLPPNIAYPSSVSAQEFKTAAAVAAWSPAGPSASLVHYSSTVGPSGMTPAQRAYELVNSGPGSELINASGNSQTPISLEFGATQSYRYSSPSIFAAQVAFDPASVTGAGVAVFLSIKTTNGTYPLALEANPAGVSALESGSSASAYLSYFTNPIIPALQEGSWNYVSGVTTATQLMPLYYLNSSVVSGAKVTTLASTIFKGITSYTLGETVMIFPQGKYSVQIYQSDLKYQVLGKVYGVLGTDTNGADFWSEFAIGARAALEIASGAAVITLAIGITVGLIGGFFGGIVDSGLLLLTDFLLLIPALILLVDLDTVFTLAHIITNKILLLDIIFGVLLWPVLSRTIRSQTLSLRSTTYVIAAGAMGGGRLYVLRRHILNHVVGTIIALTIFLLAGFVVLDVGVDFLGLGITQTPTWGNIFASLVNTVSPSNGYLWWMTLPLSAAILLVSVSFFFIGYAIQSEYSRAA from the coding sequence TTGTCTAAACGCGATGCTGGGCTCTTCGCCCGCGCGTTCAGGCGGAAGTCCGCTCTGTTCGGCATCGGGATTGTAATCATCTTCATCTTGATAGGGACCGTGGGGGCGACGACAGCGCCCTTCTCCAACGGGTATTCTCCTCCCCAGTTTGATGCGGCGGCGCCCAACGCTCTCCCAGGCTGGGTCTCGGTGTTTCCTGGCTTCCAATCCCTTCCTCCAAACATCGCCTACCCCTCCTCGGTTTCTGCCCAGGAGTTCAAGACCGCAGCTGCCGTTGCGGCCTGGTCACCTGCCGGGCCAAGCGCCAGCTTGGTGCACTATTCTTCCACGGTGGGCCCCAGCGGGATGACTCCAGCTCAGCGCGCGTACGAGCTTGTGAACTCGGGTCCCGGCAGCGAACTGATCAACGCAAGCGGAAACTCCCAGACACCGATTTCCCTGGAGTTCGGGGCCACCCAGAGCTACCGTTACTCGTCTCCTAGCATCTTCGCGGCGCAGGTAGCGTTCGACCCGGCGTCGGTAACGGGTGCCGGAGTCGCGGTGTTCCTTTCCATCAAGACCACCAACGGGACATACCCATTGGCCCTTGAAGCCAATCCAGCGGGGGTGTCCGCCCTCGAGTCAGGTAGTTCAGCATCAGCGTACCTCTCATACTTTACCAACCCTATCATCCCGGCGCTCCAAGAAGGCAGCTGGAACTATGTGAGCGGAGTGACGACGGCGACCCAATTGATGCCCCTGTACTATCTCAACTCCAGTGTCGTGTCAGGAGCAAAGGTGACCACCTTGGCTTCGACAATCTTCAAGGGGATCACGTCGTACACTCTCGGCGAGACCGTAATGATCTTCCCCCAGGGGAAGTACAGCGTCCAAATCTATCAATCGGATCTGAAGTACCAGGTCTTGGGTAAGGTCTACGGGGTTCTCGGCACCGACACGAACGGCGCCGACTTCTGGTCCGAATTCGCGATAGGTGCAAGGGCAGCCCTGGAGATCGCGTCCGGCGCTGCCGTCATCACGCTTGCCATAGGGATAACCGTCGGGCTCATTGGTGGATTCTTCGGGGGTATCGTGGACAGCGGCTTGCTCCTCCTCACGGACTTCCTCCTCCTCATCCCTGCTCTCATCCTGCTGGTGGACCTTGACACCGTCTTCACGTTGGCCCACATCATAACCAACAAGATATTGTTGCTCGACATCATTTTCGGTGTCCTCCTGTGGCCTGTACTCTCTCGGACTATCAGGTCACAGACGCTTTCTCTAAGGTCGACGACCTACGTGATAGCCGCCGGGGCCATGGGGGGCGGGAGGCTCTACGTCTTGAGGAGGCACATCCTCAATCACGTAGTGGGCACGATCATAGCCCTCACCATCTTCTTGCTGGCAGGGTTCGTGGTCCTCGACGTGGGGGTCGATTTCCTAGGACTCGGCATAACCCAGACACCAACATGGGGGAACATCTTCGCCAGCTTGGTCAACACGGTGTCACCGTCTAACGGGTACCTCTGGTGGATGACTCTCCCGCTATCTGCGGCGATACTGCTGGTCTCGGTGTCGTTCTTCTTCATAGGGTACGCCATCCAATCGGAGTATTCAAGAGCGGCATAA
- a CDS encoding ABC transporter ATP-binding protein, with amino-acid sequence MIAMALILEPKIIILDEPTTALDTIIQAQILELFKQMRTFQKLSSIFISHDIAVIANIADRVGVMYAGNLVEVASVNDIFKNPIHPYTQGLRESVPDVRKNKAISFIPGTPPDLVNPPAGCRFHPRCPYVQGVCKTTDPPLVRYPGDHYAACHFAERWVTQQ; translated from the coding sequence ATGATAGCCATGGCCCTCATATTGGAGCCGAAGATTATCATACTCGATGAGCCCACGACCGCTCTGGACACCATCATCCAAGCCCAGATACTGGAGCTCTTCAAGCAGATGCGGACATTCCAGAAGCTGTCGAGCATCTTCATATCCCACGACATCGCTGTGATAGCAAACATAGCTGACAGGGTGGGCGTTATGTACGCAGGAAACCTGGTCGAGGTCGCCTCGGTGAATGACATCTTCAAGAATCCTATTCATCCCTACACTCAGGGCCTTCGGGAGTCGGTTCCAGACGTCCGCAAGAACAAGGCGATAAGCTTCATACCTGGGACCCCTCCTGACCTCGTGAACCCTCCCGCAGGGTGCCGATTCCACCCGAGATGCCCGTACGTCCAAGGAGTTTGCAAGACTACCGATCCACCGCTCGTTCGGTATCCTGGAGACCACTACGCCGCATGTCACTTCGCCGAGAGATGGGTGACGCAACAGTGA
- a CDS encoding ABC transporter ATP-binding protein: MTPQPRGNDPILETQDLTVQFKLKGGLKLNAVDGVTLSIARNQSLGVAGESGSGKTTLGKTLLRIQKPTGGTVKFEGKDITKFRGKELRRFQRSVQMVFQDPFDAIDPLFTVFDAVAEGVRVGQIEKSQDRLEAIVSDALKRVQLSPPEEFIRRRITSLSGGQRQRVAVARSLAMSPSVLVLDEPVSMLDASVRGGVIALMDDLKKLGTTFVTITHDIATVRFFTDTLVVMYLGQVVEIGATKEVVGDPLHPYSQALIAAVPVPDPSYQVKSLAKGEIANAAAPPSGCRFHPRCPYAQERCKVEEPKLREVRKGRFASCHFAQ, from the coding sequence GTGACGCCTCAACCCAGAGGGAACGACCCGATTCTCGAGACACAGGACCTCACGGTTCAATTCAAGCTGAAGGGGGGGCTGAAGCTGAACGCAGTTGACGGGGTCACGCTCTCCATCGCCAGGAACCAGTCTTTGGGGGTCGCGGGCGAATCGGGTTCTGGCAAGACGACACTGGGCAAGACCCTCTTGAGGATCCAGAAGCCCACGGGGGGGACGGTGAAGTTCGAGGGGAAGGACATCACCAAATTCAGGGGCAAGGAACTCCGAAGGTTCCAAAGGAGCGTACAGATGGTTTTCCAGGATCCCTTCGACGCCATCGATCCACTCTTCACAGTCTTCGACGCCGTTGCGGAAGGGGTGAGGGTCGGCCAGATAGAGAAGAGTCAAGACAGGCTCGAGGCCATCGTGTCCGACGCCTTGAAGCGCGTCCAGCTTAGCCCGCCAGAGGAGTTCATCCGCCGGAGGATAACAAGCCTGTCCGGGGGGCAGAGGCAGCGTGTAGCCGTAGCCCGCTCGCTCGCCATGAGCCCGTCGGTCCTGGTCCTTGACGAACCTGTTTCGATGCTGGATGCGTCGGTCCGGGGAGGGGTAATCGCCCTCATGGACGACCTGAAGAAGCTGGGGACCACTTTCGTGACAATCACGCACGACATCGCGACTGTGAGGTTCTTCACGGACACTCTGGTCGTAATGTACCTTGGCCAGGTGGTCGAGATCGGCGCTACAAAGGAAGTGGTCGGCGACCCCCTCCACCCCTACTCCCAGGCGCTGATCGCCGCGGTCCCCGTCCCGGACCCGTCCTACCAGGTGAAGAGCCTGGCCAAGGGCGAGATAGCCAACGCAGCCGCACCGCCGTCCGGCTGCCGCTTCCATCCTCGCTGCCCCTACGCCCAAGAAAGGTGCAAGGTAGAGGAGCCGAAGCTGAGAGAAGTGAGGAAAGGAAGGTTCGCTTCGTGTCACTTCGCCCAGTAG
- a CDS encoding DEAD/DEAH box helicase, translating to MSSFEVLPLRPNILKGVLAAGYIRPFPVQAQAVGPLIDGKDFVGQARAGSGKTLAFGIPMVQAIDERQREVQGLILAPTRELAVQITLELQKIGSFTAVRVVTVYGGQSMNTQLDALRRGAHIVVGTPGRTIDHIKRGTLRLDSVRFAVLDEADVMLDMGFIDDVDFILGKTPRGRQMALFSATMPGSILRLSQRYMKDPVKVMVDENVTSADTLEQLYARVERDKKLELLLDILEKESRKSAVIFCRTRHGTIRLARELERRFHSVVSLHGDLTQNQRDRAMALFRSGKADILVATDVASRGLDIRQVDCVINYDVPEDPVVYFHRVGRTARAGDVGRSYTFVSRDEEHDFARITARASAPVKPLREEDARRPQGPVLSSKGAHPWRHGRRERHRGNPGRWRRYH from the coding sequence TTGAGCAGTTTCGAGGTTCTGCCGCTCCGACCCAACATCCTGAAGGGCGTCCTGGCCGCAGGATACATCAGGCCGTTCCCCGTGCAGGCGCAGGCCGTCGGCCCCCTTATCGACGGGAAGGACTTCGTCGGGCAGGCGAGGGCGGGGTCCGGCAAGACGCTGGCTTTCGGGATCCCCATGGTCCAGGCAATCGACGAACGCCAACGGGAAGTCCAGGGGCTGATCCTGGCTCCTACCAGGGAGCTCGCCGTGCAGATAACCCTCGAGCTGCAGAAGATAGGGTCCTTCACGGCCGTGAGGGTCGTGACCGTGTACGGGGGGCAGTCCATGAACACCCAGCTCGACGCTCTGAGGAGGGGCGCCCACATAGTTGTAGGCACTCCAGGCAGGACCATCGACCACATCAAGAGGGGGACCCTGAGGCTCGATTCTGTCCGCTTCGCGGTCCTCGACGAGGCGGACGTCATGCTAGACATGGGCTTCATCGACGACGTCGACTTCATCCTCGGCAAGACCCCCCGCGGGCGGCAGATGGCCCTGTTCTCGGCCACCATGCCAGGTTCCATCCTCCGGCTGTCGCAGAGGTACATGAAAGATCCGGTGAAGGTGATGGTGGACGAGAACGTCACCTCAGCCGATACGCTGGAACAGCTCTACGCGAGGGTCGAGCGTGACAAGAAGCTGGAACTGCTTCTAGACATCCTCGAAAAGGAGAGCCGGAAGAGCGCTGTGATATTCTGCAGGACCAGGCACGGCACCATCCGGCTGGCCAGGGAGCTGGAGAGGCGGTTCCACAGCGTCGTGTCCCTCCACGGCGACCTGACCCAGAACCAGAGAGACCGCGCCATGGCGCTCTTCAGGTCGGGGAAGGCGGACATCCTGGTAGCCACCGACGTGGCCAGCAGGGGGCTCGACATAAGACAGGTGGACTGCGTGATCAACTACGACGTCCCCGAAGACCCGGTGGTCTACTTCCACAGGGTCGGGAGGACGGCCAGGGCGGGAGACGTGGGACGGTCCTACACGTTCGTCAGCCGCGACGAGGAGCACGACTTCGCCCGGATAACCGCCCGCGCAAGCGCTCCCGTAAAGCCGCTGAGGGAGGAAGACGCCAGGAGGCCGCAGGGGCCGGTCCTGTCTTCGAAGGGCGCGCACCCATGGAGGCACGGCCGTCGGGAAAGGCACAGGGGGAACCCCGGGCGCTGGCGCCGATACCATTAA
- the eif1A gene encoding translation initiation factor eIF-1A — translation MGKRKVLSEANLKELVMPQQGEILGRAIKMTGGDQVIVKCADGATRMCRIRGKLKRRMWIREGDIVLVAPWDFDNSKADILWRYIKAHADWLDANGYLKGV, via the coding sequence ATGGGGAAGAGGAAGGTCCTCAGCGAGGCGAACCTGAAGGAACTGGTCATGCCCCAGCAGGGAGAGATCCTCGGCAGGGCCATCAAAATGACGGGCGGAGACCAGGTGATAGTGAAATGCGCCGACGGGGCGACCCGGATGTGCCGGATCAGGGGGAAGCTCAAGAGGAGGATGTGGATCCGCGAAGGCGACATCGTCCTCGTCGCCCCTTGGGACTTCGACAACTCCAAGGCTGACATCCTCTGGCGCTACATCAAGGCACACGCCGACTGGCTCGACGCCAACGGATATCTGAAGGGCGTATAG
- a CDS encoding FAD-dependent oxidoreductase, protein MPRQTDVLVLGAGVLGVTVAYWLTSLYDCTVTLADRSPYAGANATARNTGVIHRPFYLDPVKKRVFARSALISRGLWKAFAEEEGLPWSPTGTYNAAVEEREIRTLETYRAWGVENGMDATEMELLDAREVRSREPEVTCRAALYSKTDVSVDFAAFTRRILRRLLSKGVGFLGGRELTGVRKEGGGALAEFESADGRELVRCGFLVNAAGGGALGVAQRMGFARRFAALHFRGEYWVVEGPLSSKVTSNVYRPPRFPQYPFLDPHFVVRADGSRQIGPNAVVVPGPYVYSGAGLTKLPQVLERPAAPKVRLLADRGFASLVLREWRSSLSKGVMCGRVKEFIPALEPSMLKRHAVFGVRSSVVDAQGFVSEALLFKGEGSAHIINYNSPGATGAPAYSARVVDELRSAGLLARLRPRKESVGLPGWSFDDVIAGF, encoded by the coding sequence GTGCCCCGTCAGACGGACGTCCTCGTCCTGGGGGCGGGGGTGCTGGGTGTGACGGTAGCCTACTGGCTTACCTCGCTCTACGACTGCACCGTGACGCTGGCGGACCGGTCGCCATACGCGGGGGCAAACGCCACCGCCAGAAACACCGGGGTGATCCACCGGCCCTTCTACCTCGACCCTGTGAAGAAAAGGGTCTTTGCCAGGTCGGCCCTGATCTCCCGCGGCCTCTGGAAGGCTTTCGCCGAAGAGGAGGGGCTCCCATGGAGCCCCACTGGGACCTACAACGCTGCGGTGGAAGAGCGCGAGATCCGTACCCTGGAGACCTACCGGGCCTGGGGTGTCGAGAACGGGATGGACGCGACGGAGATGGAACTCCTCGATGCGCGCGAAGTGAGATCCCGAGAGCCAGAGGTCACCTGCAGGGCTGCGCTCTACTCCAAGACCGATGTGTCGGTAGACTTCGCCGCGTTCACCCGCCGCATCCTGCGGCGGCTGCTCTCAAAGGGGGTGGGGTTCCTCGGAGGCCGCGAGCTGACAGGGGTCAGGAAGGAGGGTGGGGGGGCGCTCGCGGAGTTCGAGTCCGCGGACGGCAGGGAGCTTGTCAGGTGTGGTTTCCTGGTCAACGCCGCCGGAGGGGGTGCCCTCGGCGTCGCCCAGCGCATGGGGTTCGCCCGGAGGTTCGCGGCCCTGCACTTCCGAGGGGAGTACTGGGTGGTGGAGGGTCCGCTCTCCTCGAAAGTCACGTCCAACGTCTACAGGCCGCCGAGGTTCCCTCAGTATCCCTTCCTAGACCCTCACTTCGTGGTGAGGGCGGACGGGTCCAGGCAGATCGGCCCTAACGCGGTCGTGGTCCCCGGGCCATACGTCTACTCCGGAGCCGGCCTTACAAAGCTCCCCCAGGTCCTCGAGCGCCCGGCCGCGCCGAAGGTCAGGCTCTTGGCCGACAGGGGCTTCGCGTCGCTGGTCCTGCGAGAGTGGAGGAGCTCCCTCTCGAAAGGCGTCATGTGCGGCAGGGTCAAAGAATTCATCCCAGCCCTGGAGCCTTCAATGCTCAAGAGGCATGCCGTGTTCGGGGTCCGTAGCTCCGTCGTCGATGCCCAAGGGTTCGTCTCCGAGGCGCTCCTCTTCAAGGGGGAGGGTTCGGCTCACATCATCAACTACAACTCCCCAGGCGCTACCGGAGCCCCCGCTTACTCTGCCAGGGTCGTGGACGAGCTCCGTTCGGCAGGCCTCCTCGCGCGGCTGAGGCCCAGGAAGGAGAGCGTCGGACTCCCGGGATGGTCTTTCGACGACGTGATCGCAGGGTTCTAG
- a CDS encoding MFS transporter, giving the protein MIRQGPGRVYFVKAVRVFVSGLLSISIPFYLRALGYGPFFQGLALVAIVAGNALSNVTVTYLDSAVGRRRLLQAFSLLMVVAGVILVVSPAAVPILGACLIGNISSTGTEAGPFQSIEAGALPDLAGSGTSVKVFGRYNMIGYSAAALGQLAASGPGFLGDRVFAFHAAFAGFALAGAILFVTYSGLHGLERSRATRPGFANLTPQGKKDLVRLSGLFSVDAFGGVFATTYLLSIWFNSTYGLTLAALGLVFFVATLISAASTYGSAFIAVRVGNLRTMVYTHLASNAFLILMGAAGSLTLALAFLFLRQSLSQMDVPTRQALMTEMFQKEERVQAYAVTNTVRSAGTFFASPVSAAMLGAGLVGGLPFAGGAAKVAYDLMAFVTYRKRYR; this is encoded by the coding sequence GTGATTCGCCAAGGGCCCGGCAGGGTCTACTTCGTCAAGGCGGTGAGGGTCTTCGTCTCTGGGCTCCTCAGCATCTCGATCCCCTTCTATCTCAGGGCTCTCGGGTACGGCCCTTTCTTCCAGGGGCTAGCCCTGGTCGCCATAGTCGCAGGGAACGCCCTCTCCAACGTCACTGTGACCTACCTCGACTCGGCCGTGGGGAGGAGGCGGCTCCTGCAGGCGTTCAGCCTGCTCATGGTGGTGGCCGGGGTCATCCTGGTGGTCTCCCCGGCGGCGGTACCTATCTTGGGCGCGTGCCTCATCGGGAACATAAGCAGCACAGGGACTGAGGCGGGGCCGTTCCAGTCTATAGAGGCAGGGGCCCTCCCAGACCTGGCTGGCTCGGGGACGAGCGTCAAGGTTTTCGGAAGGTACAACATGATAGGGTACTCGGCGGCCGCGCTGGGGCAGCTGGCGGCGTCGGGCCCAGGTTTCCTGGGCGACAGGGTCTTCGCTTTCCACGCCGCCTTCGCTGGGTTCGCCCTCGCCGGCGCCATACTCTTCGTGACATACAGCGGGCTGCATGGGTTAGAGAGAAGCAGGGCGACTAGGCCGGGGTTCGCCAACCTCACGCCCCAGGGGAAAAAGGACCTGGTCAGGCTCTCTGGCCTGTTCTCGGTGGACGCCTTCGGGGGGGTCTTCGCCACGACCTACCTCCTGTCCATCTGGTTCAACTCGACCTATGGCCTGACCCTGGCCGCACTCGGCCTGGTGTTCTTCGTGGCGACCCTCATCTCCGCTGCATCCACCTATGGGTCGGCATTCATAGCCGTCAGGGTCGGAAACCTGCGCACCATGGTCTACACCCACCTGGCTTCGAACGCGTTCCTGATCCTCATGGGGGCCGCAGGGTCGCTGACGCTCGCGCTCGCGTTCCTCTTCCTCCGTCAGAGCCTCTCGCAGATGGACGTCCCCACGAGACAGGCGCTGATGACCGAGATGTTCCAGAAGGAGGAGCGGGTCCAGGCCTACGCCGTCACCAACACGGTGAGGAGCGCAGGGACGTTCTTCGCCAGCCCTGTGTCGGCCGCGATGCTGGGGGCGGGGCTGGTTGGAGGGCTCCCTTTCGCCGGGGGCGCTGCAAAGGTCGCCTACGACCTCATGGCCTTCGTTACATACCGCAAGCGGTACCGGTGA